From Pontibacter actiniarum, a single genomic window includes:
- the ruvB gene encoding Holliday junction branch migration DNA helicase RuvB — MREDYLTGENEYMTPAERDIDKALRPLSFRDFTGQDKVVENLKIFVQAAKRRGEALDHVLLHGPPGLGKTTLSHIIASELDAGIKMTSGPVLDKPSDLAGLLTNLETNDVLFIDEIHRLNPIVEEYLYSAMEDYKIDIMLDSGPNARSVQISLNPFTLIGATTRSGLLTAPLRARFSINSRLEYYDAELLRSIVKRSSALLGAPIHEDAAFEIARRSRGTPRIANNLLRRTRDFAQVKGDGTITVDIAKFALNALDVDHNGLDDMDNRILMTIIDKFKGGPVGITTIATACGEESETIEEVYEPFLIQEGYIKRTARGREATELAYRHLGKIPPQEIAAGGLFNQPE, encoded by the coding sequence ATGAGAGAAGATTATCTCACCGGCGAAAACGAGTACATGACGCCGGCCGAACGCGACATAGACAAGGCACTCCGCCCGCTCAGCTTCCGCGACTTTACGGGGCAGGACAAGGTGGTGGAGAACCTGAAGATATTTGTGCAGGCGGCCAAACGCCGCGGCGAGGCGCTGGACCACGTGCTGCTGCACGGGCCTCCGGGCCTGGGTAAAACCACGCTCTCGCACATCATCGCCTCGGAGCTGGATGCAGGCATTAAGATGACCTCCGGCCCGGTGCTGGACAAGCCAAGCGACCTGGCAGGCCTGCTCACCAACCTGGAGACGAACGACGTCCTGTTTATAGACGAGATTCACCGCCTGAACCCGATTGTGGAGGAGTACCTGTACTCGGCCATGGAGGACTACAAGATCGACATCATGCTCGATTCCGGCCCGAATGCCCGTTCCGTGCAGATCAGCCTGAACCCGTTTACGCTGATCGGGGCCACCACGCGCTCCGGCTTGCTGACGGCTCCTTTGCGTGCCCGTTTCAGCATTAACTCCCGGCTGGAGTACTACGACGCCGAACTGCTGCGCTCTATCGTAAAGCGTTCTTCTGCGCTGCTGGGCGCTCCTATTCATGAGGATGCCGCCTTCGAGATTGCCCGCCGTAGCCGCGGTACGCCCCGTATCGCCAACAACCTGCTGCGCCGTACCCGCGACTTCGCACAGGTAAAGGGCGACGGTACGATAACTGTGGATATCGCTAAGTTTGCCCTCAACGCGCTGGACGTGGACCACAACGGCCTCGACGATATGGACAACCGCATCCTGATGACCATCATCGACAAGTTTAAAGGTGGCCCGGTGGGGATCACGACCATTGCCACAGCCTGCGGAGAGGAGTCGGAAACAATTGAGGAAGTATACGAGCCGTTCCTGATCCAGGAAGGCTATATCAAGCGCACGGCGCGAGGCCGCGAGGCAACGGAGCTTGCCTACAGGCACCTGGGCAAAATTCCGCCGCAGGAGATTGCTGCTGGCGGCTTGTTCAACCAACCGGAGTAA
- the queG gene encoding tRNA epoxyqueuosine(34) reductase QueG, producing MSKEKYTYLIKQKAKELGFMYCGVSKAEFLEEEAPRLERWLNQNMHGQMRYMENHFDKRLDPRLLVDGAKSVVSLLLNYYPAKDDQQQEEDTYKVSKYAYGTDYHFVIKDKLKTLLSYINEEIGEVGGRCFVDSAPVMDKAWAKKSGLGWVGKSSNLITPQVGSFYFIAELIIDLDLEYDGPIKDYCGSCTRCLDACPTGAITEPYVVDGSKCISYFTIELKDQLPSEMNGKFGNWVFGCDICQDVCPWNRFSKPHSEPAFAPHPELKTLKTSDWQELTHEVFSQLFKKSAVKRTGYNGLVRNIRFVQEDSDK from the coding sequence TTGAGCAAAGAGAAGTATACATACCTGATCAAGCAAAAGGCGAAGGAGCTGGGCTTCATGTACTGCGGTGTGTCTAAGGCAGAGTTTCTGGAGGAGGAGGCACCGCGCCTGGAGCGTTGGCTTAACCAGAACATGCACGGGCAGATGCGCTACATGGAGAACCACTTCGATAAGCGCCTGGACCCGCGCCTGCTGGTGGACGGCGCCAAGTCGGTGGTGTCGCTGCTGCTCAACTATTACCCTGCCAAAGACGACCAGCAGCAGGAAGAGGATACCTATAAGGTCTCCAAGTACGCCTACGGCACCGACTACCACTTTGTGATAAAGGATAAGCTGAAGACGCTGCTGAGCTACATAAACGAGGAGATAGGGGAGGTAGGCGGCCGCTGCTTCGTAGACTCTGCCCCGGTAATGGATAAGGCTTGGGCGAAGAAGAGCGGCTTGGGCTGGGTGGGCAAAAGCTCCAACCTGATCACGCCGCAGGTGGGCAGCTTCTACTTTATAGCCGAGCTGATCATAGACCTGGACCTGGAATACGACGGGCCCATAAAAGACTACTGCGGCTCCTGCACCCGTTGCCTGGATGCCTGCCCGACCGGCGCCATCACCGAGCCTTATGTGGTAGACGGCAGCAAGTGCATCTCCTACTTCACCATTGAGCTAAAAGACCAACTGCCAAGCGAGATGAACGGCAAGTTCGGCAACTGGGTCTTCGGCTGCGACATCTGCCAGGACGTGTGCCCCTGGAACCGCTTCAGCAAGCCGCACAGCGAACCAGCGTTTGCGCCGCACCCGGAGCTAAAAACGCTTAAAACCAGCGACTGGCAGGAGCTGACGCACGAAGTGTTTTCACAGCTGTTCAAGAAGTCAGCCGTAAAGCGCACGGGCTACAATGGCCTGGTGCGCAACATCCGCTTTGTTCAGGAAGATTCAGATAAGTAG
- a CDS encoding ferritin-like domain-containing protein encodes MNIFKIIKDIEKVDPEVYDRLASRRAAMSGFGSFGKKVALAAVPLAMGSMFKKAYGQSTNSIVDILNYALTLEYLEYNFYEQALAATALNLGDNREFFMEVRDNELAHVNFLKSAITSLGGTPIDAPTFDFSAGGAFPTWNSDAQVFLTLSQAFEDTGVRAYKGQAANLAGNPAILTAALQIHSVEARHAAIVRRIRGLKGWITGGPEGEMVPAPAEPVYQGEDQTVQAGVNVPQVSNVAPEQVTEAFDEPLSMAIVNDIAELFIVK; translated from the coding sequence ATGAATATATTTAAGATCATCAAAGACATTGAGAAAGTAGACCCGGAAGTATACGACCGCCTCGCCTCTCGCCGCGCCGCCATGAGCGGCTTTGGAAGCTTCGGCAAAAAAGTAGCCCTGGCGGCTGTGCCGCTGGCCATGGGCAGCATGTTTAAGAAAGCCTACGGCCAGTCCACCAACAGCATTGTGGATATCCTGAACTACGCCCTCACACTGGAGTACCTGGAGTATAACTTCTACGAGCAGGCGCTAGCCGCGACCGCCCTTAACCTGGGCGATAACAGGGAGTTCTTTATGGAGGTGCGCGATAACGAGCTGGCCCACGTCAACTTCCTGAAGTCGGCGATTACGAGCCTGGGAGGCACTCCGATAGACGCACCTACCTTTGATTTTTCTGCAGGAGGCGCGTTTCCGACCTGGAACTCCGACGCGCAGGTGTTTCTCACGCTGTCGCAGGCTTTTGAGGATACCGGTGTGCGCGCCTACAAAGGGCAGGCGGCAAACCTTGCCGGCAACCCCGCTATACTGACGGCCGCCCTGCAGATACACTCCGTGGAGGCACGCCATGCAGCCATTGTGCGCCGAATCCGCGGGCTGAAGGGCTGGATAACCGGCGGTCCGGAGGGTGAGATGGTACCAGCACCGGCAGAACCAGTTTACCAGGGCGAAGACCAGACGGTGCAGGCCGGGGTAAACGTGCCGCAGGTGTCAAATGTGGCGCCAGAGCAGGTAACCGAAGCCTTTGACGAGCCACTGAGCATGGCTATCGTTAATGACATTGCCGAGCTTTTTATTGTGAAATAG
- a CDS encoding ferritin-like domain-containing protein codes for MSKETKPVENEEGLGKHLQLPMQRRTFFRYASASAAAATILLTTACDDDDDDDMTPPPVGAVNLGSGDVGVLNYAYALEQLEAAFYTMVVAEAGNALTSDEMNVMMDLKAHEVAHRELFKAALGSNAIPALEVDFSSVNFNDKSSILQTAKTFENLGVAAYNGAGKLLTDTGVGLDYLLLAGKIVSVEARHAAAIDDLIAGNGRFGEEFIDEDGLDRAMMPSAVLAAAAPFITTEIDFSNLPQ; via the coding sequence ATGAGTAAAGAAACTAAACCTGTTGAAAACGAGGAGGGCCTGGGCAAGCACCTGCAGCTCCCCATGCAGCGCCGCACCTTTTTCCGCTACGCCTCCGCCTCTGCCGCCGCGGCCACCATACTGCTGACCACCGCCTGCGATGACGACGATGACGATGACATGACGCCGCCGCCTGTCGGTGCGGTTAACCTGGGCTCGGGGGACGTCGGGGTCCTGAACTATGCCTATGCTTTGGAACAACTGGAAGCGGCTTTCTATACCATGGTGGTGGCTGAGGCCGGCAACGCCCTTACCTCCGATGAGATGAACGTGATGATGGACCTGAAGGCGCACGAGGTAGCGCACCGCGAGCTGTTTAAGGCAGCCCTGGGCTCCAACGCCATTCCGGCCCTGGAGGTGGATTTCAGCAGTGTAAACTTCAACGACAAGAGCAGCATCCTGCAGACGGCCAAGACATTCGAAAACCTGGGGGTGGCCGCCTACAACGGCGCAGGCAAGCTGCTCACAGACACCGGCGTTGGCCTGGACTATCTGCTGCTTGCGGGTAAAATTGTGTCGGTAGAGGCGCGCCATGCCGCCGCCATCGATGATTTGATCGCCGGCAACGGCCGTTTCGGCGAGGAGTTTATCGACGAGGACGGATTGGACCGCGCCATGATGCCAAGCGCTGTGCTGGCCGCTGCCGCACCGTTTATCACCACAGAAATCGACTTTAGCAATTTACCCCAATAA
- a CDS encoding BatD family protein, with amino-acid sequence MRFLALTLLLCLALFVPARAQQASIELGKSPLPLNQYFTVSVRLQNQQLKEYTPFPEIEGFKKSNKYSSTKTIITGGTTTTILTITQNYAPLEEGEYTLKPFSMKVNGQTLQSKGMELKVTPMQANAPPVSNLPPDLITLDEEQEALEQEEAPEFVDKDDNAFLSLYTSKNEVFVGEGVHVALYFYLAEEDQRLLDFYDFGNQITGILRQLKQPNAWEETFDFTEITPENVTVQGEPYLRFKLYEAVLFPINLEPLQFPQLQLRMIKYKVAKKPTLVAEERQEGYKTFYSRPKTVEVKELPPHPLRNVVPVGNYRLRERLSQRSVPVNKSFTYVFQVEGEGNLAAIMPPVPEAPPGLEFYPPDVQQDVTKRSGRVLGAKSFSYAVLPREPGAYALGSAMEWIYFNPATAAYDTLRPTLQVQITGARDSDAQVLSRDLGSFYNIIENEDNTLVDLHLFEEIKRYTNIILLVLLAVSAFVFIKK; translated from the coding sequence ATGCGATTCTTAGCCCTGACTCTTCTTCTTTGCCTTGCCTTATTTGTGCCTGCCCGGGCACAGCAGGCCAGCATTGAGTTAGGAAAGAGCCCGCTGCCCCTGAACCAGTACTTTACGGTGTCGGTGCGCCTGCAAAATCAGCAGCTGAAAGAATACACTCCCTTCCCGGAAATTGAAGGCTTTAAGAAAAGCAACAAGTACTCCTCCACCAAAACCATCATTACCGGAGGGACCACCACCACCATCCTCACCATCACCCAAAACTACGCACCGCTGGAAGAAGGGGAGTATACTTTAAAGCCCTTCTCGATGAAGGTGAACGGGCAGACGCTACAGTCGAAGGGGATGGAGCTAAAGGTGACGCCGATGCAGGCCAATGCGCCTCCGGTCTCTAACCTGCCCCCCGACCTGATCACGCTCGACGAGGAGCAGGAGGCTCTGGAACAGGAGGAGGCCCCTGAGTTTGTAGACAAGGACGATAACGCGTTTCTCTCGCTGTACACGAGCAAAAACGAGGTGTTTGTGGGGGAGGGAGTGCACGTGGCACTGTACTTTTACCTGGCCGAAGAAGACCAGCGCCTGCTAGATTTCTACGATTTCGGCAACCAGATCACCGGCATCCTGCGCCAGCTGAAACAGCCGAACGCGTGGGAGGAAACCTTTGACTTTACAGAGATTACCCCGGAAAACGTGACGGTGCAGGGAGAACCGTACCTTCGGTTCAAGCTGTATGAGGCAGTGCTGTTCCCCATCAACCTGGAGCCCCTGCAGTTTCCGCAGCTGCAGCTCCGGATGATCAAGTATAAAGTAGCTAAAAAACCAACCCTGGTGGCCGAAGAGCGGCAGGAAGGCTATAAAACATTCTACTCCCGGCCCAAAACCGTGGAAGTGAAGGAGCTGCCGCCGCACCCTTTGCGCAACGTGGTGCCAGTGGGGAACTACCGGCTACGCGAGCGCCTGTCGCAGCGAAGTGTGCCGGTAAACAAGAGCTTTACCTATGTTTTCCAGGTGGAGGGAGAGGGCAATCTGGCTGCGATTATGCCACCTGTGCCCGAAGCGCCCCCAGGGCTTGAGTTCTACCCGCCGGATGTGCAGCAGGACGTGACCAAGCGGTCGGGAAGGGTGCTGGGGGCCAAGAGCTTTTCGTACGCAGTGCTGCCCCGCGAGCCGGGTGCCTACGCACTGGGCAGTGCCATGGAGTGGATCTACTTTAACCCTGCCACCGCTGCCTACGACACGCTGCGGCCAACGCTGCAGGTGCAAATAACCGGTGCCCGCGACAGCGATGCGCAGGTGCTGTCCAGAGATCTGGGTTCTTTTTATAACATCATCGAAAACGAAGACAACACGCTGGTCGATTTGCACCTCTTCGAGGAGATCAAGCGCTACACCAACATTATTCTGCTGGTGCTGCTGGCGGTGTCGGCTTTCGTTTTCATAAAGAAATAA
- the aroC gene encoding chorismate synthase yields MSNSYGSVFRITTFGESHGAAVGVIVDGCPAGLEITTEEIQQALDRRRPGQSDITTPRKEEDKVTILSGMFEGKTTGTPIAMVVNNKDQHSHDYSHIAQAFRPSHADYTYTTKYGLRDYRGGGRSSARETVARVAAGALAAKLLQHHGITVQAYVSQVGPVKLRKPYHKLDLSQIDSNKVRCPDGKIAARMIGVVEEARDNLDTIGGVVSCVIKGVPAGLGEPVFDKLHAELGKAMLSINAVKGFEYGSGFEGVKLNGSQHNDQFYTDDEGNVRTRTNNSGGIQGGISNGQDIYFNVAFKPVATILQPQTTINDAGEEITLQGKGRHDPCVLPRAVPIVDAMAALVIADFLLRQRVNKL; encoded by the coding sequence ATGAGCAATTCTTACGGAAGCGTTTTCCGGATAACAACCTTCGGCGAGTCGCACGGCGCGGCCGTTGGGGTGATAGTGGACGGTTGCCCGGCAGGGCTGGAGATCACCACAGAGGAGATTCAGCAGGCGCTGGACCGCCGCCGCCCCGGCCAGTCTGATATCACCACTCCCCGCAAAGAGGAGGACAAGGTAACGATACTTTCGGGTATGTTTGAGGGCAAGACGACCGGCACGCCCATTGCCATGGTGGTCAACAACAAAGACCAGCACAGCCACGACTACAGCCACATTGCGCAAGCCTTCCGCCCATCGCACGCCGATTATACTTACACCACCAAGTATGGCCTGCGCGATTACCGTGGCGGTGGCCGCAGCTCTGCCCGCGAAACAGTGGCCAGAGTAGCAGCCGGTGCCCTGGCCGCCAAATTGCTGCAGCACCACGGCATCACCGTGCAGGCCTATGTGTCGCAGGTAGGGCCGGTGAAGCTGCGCAAGCCGTACCACAAGCTGGATCTGAGCCAGATAGACTCGAACAAAGTGCGCTGCCCCGACGGTAAAATTGCCGCCCGTATGATTGGTGTGGTCGAGGAGGCCCGTGATAACCTGGATACCATCGGCGGTGTGGTCAGCTGCGTGATAAAGGGCGTTCCGGCCGGCCTGGGGGAGCCCGTGTTTGACAAGCTGCATGCAGAGCTGGGTAAGGCCATGCTAAGTATAAACGCCGTGAAAGGCTTTGAGTACGGCAGTGGCTTTGAAGGTGTAAAGCTGAATGGCTCACAGCATAACGATCAGTTTTACACGGATGACGAGGGCAACGTGCGCACCCGCACGAATAACTCGGGCGGCATACAGGGCGGCATCAGCAACGGGCAGGATATTTACTTTAATGTTGCCTTTAAGCCTGTGGCTACCATCCTGCAGCCGCAAACAACTATAAACGATGCCGGCGAGGAAATTACGCTACAAGGCAAAGGCCGCCACGACCCTTGTGTGTTGCCGCGCGCTGTACCTATTGTAGATGCTATGGCAGCCTTAGTGATCGCGGATTTCCTGCTGCGGCAGCGCGTAAACAAGTTGTAG
- a CDS encoding carboxypeptidase-like regulatory domain-containing protein codes for MKTNTASRLALAFLTVLLSTATAFAQEHVVQLSGIVQTGGDEKAGLRGAAVYVPHTTRGTHTSEGGYFSMPVLAGDSVVISMLGYGKQYVLIPEDISTHSYATTVTLQEQATELPTVDVMPWATERDLRAAIAKVKLPATHTPKVNVGEVPGEYATDGPAMDSEASAAHGLQQQQMQQQKRILVPSDVKLFSIPIRYK; via the coding sequence ATGAAAACAAACACCGCTTCTCGCCTGGCGTTGGCCTTTTTAACTGTGCTTTTAAGCACAGCTACTGCCTTTGCACAGGAGCATGTGGTGCAGTTATCCGGCATTGTGCAGACCGGCGGAGATGAGAAAGCAGGATTGAGAGGGGCTGCAGTGTATGTACCCCACACCACCCGTGGCACACACACCAGCGAAGGCGGTTACTTTTCGATGCCAGTGCTTGCCGGCGACAGCGTGGTTATCAGCATGCTAGGCTATGGAAAGCAGTACGTCCTGATTCCGGAGGATATAAGCACCCACAGCTACGCTACAACTGTTACCCTTCAGGAGCAGGCAACCGAGCTTCCTACAGTGGATGTAATGCCATGGGCGACCGAGCGTGACCTGAGAGCAGCTATTGCTAAAGTCAAGCTACCAGCAACGCACACACCTAAGGTAAACGTAGGCGAAGTGCCAGGTGAATATGCCACAGATGGGCCTGCGATGGACTCTGAGGCCAGTGCAGCGCATGGCCTTCAGCAGCAGCAGATGCAACAGCAAAAGCGGATCCTGGTGCCCAGTGACGTTAAGCTGTTCAGTATCCCGATCAGGTACAAGTAA
- a CDS encoding sodium:proton antiporter has protein sequence MLNNLILLAQAQHLVPMFMIVPFLLLIGMIASGPIFFGHFWEHNYKTVAVTLGLTVLAYYLFVLGDFHMPVHTFFEYVTFAILLSSLYIAAGGIYININANATPAMNVALVAIGAVLANLVGTTGASLLLIRPFIRLNVHRIKPYQIVFFIFIVSNAGGLLTPLGDPPLFIGFLKGVPFFWTMQHLFLPWILVIIILCAIFYVIDSRNKENFQPRPEVVAKNTEKTEFYISGKRNLFWLAIIIGAVFLDPNVIEGLPHIAYDGNKFSFLREIIQLGAAFACYRFSSKTALAGNQFNFHPILEVVFLFFGIFFTMMPALQLSAAIASAPEFSAFITPNFLYWATGTLSGFLDNAPTYANFLSLAMAKYDMAQNSVVEVKQFATGTGADPGTLVLLEAISLSSVLFGAFTYIGNGPNFMVKAIAESAGIKMPTFFAYIIRYSIPFLLPALILVWYLVVHLRLV, from the coding sequence ATGCTAAACAACCTCATTCTGTTGGCCCAGGCCCAGCACCTCGTCCCAATGTTTATGATTGTCCCATTCCTACTCCTGATAGGTATGATTGCCTCTGGCCCTATCTTTTTCGGACACTTCTGGGAACACAACTATAAAACCGTTGCCGTAACGCTCGGCCTTACCGTACTGGCTTACTACCTGTTTGTTCTCGGTGATTTCCACATGCCGGTGCATACGTTCTTCGAGTACGTTACCTTTGCCATCCTGCTAAGCTCGCTCTACATTGCCGCCGGCGGTATATACATCAACATCAACGCTAACGCGACCCCGGCCATGAATGTGGCTTTGGTAGCCATTGGCGCGGTTCTGGCCAACTTAGTAGGTACCACAGGTGCTTCGTTGCTGCTTATCCGCCCGTTCATACGCCTGAACGTGCACCGCATCAAGCCCTACCAGATCGTGTTCTTTATCTTTATTGTGAGTAACGCCGGTGGTTTGCTTACGCCCCTTGGGGACCCTCCGCTGTTCATCGGCTTCCTGAAGGGTGTTCCGTTCTTCTGGACGATGCAGCACCTGTTCCTCCCGTGGATTTTGGTCATCATTATACTTTGTGCCATCTTCTACGTTATTGACAGCCGTAACAAAGAGAACTTCCAGCCACGCCCTGAGGTAGTGGCGAAAAACACAGAGAAAACCGAGTTCTATATCAGCGGAAAGCGTAACCTGTTCTGGCTGGCTATCATCATCGGAGCCGTTTTCCTGGACCCGAACGTGATTGAGGGGCTGCCGCACATTGCCTATGACGGCAACAAGTTCTCTTTCCTGCGTGAGATCATCCAGTTGGGCGCAGCCTTTGCCTGCTACCGCTTCTCCAGCAAAACAGCGCTGGCCGGTAACCAGTTTAACTTCCACCCTATCCTGGAGGTAGTGTTCCTGTTCTTCGGTATCTTCTTTACCATGATGCCGGCGCTGCAGCTGTCTGCCGCTATCGCTTCGGCGCCTGAGTTCTCAGCCTTTATTACCCCGAACTTCCTGTACTGGGCAACGGGTACGCTCTCCGGCTTCCTGGACAACGCCCCTACCTATGCTAACTTCCTGTCGCTGGCCATGGCCAAGTATGACATGGCTCAAAACAGTGTGGTAGAGGTGAAGCAGTTCGCCACAGGCACGGGCGCCGACCCTGGCACCTTAGTGCTGCTAGAGGCCATCTCGCTCTCGTCCGTACTGTTTGGTGCGTTCACCTACATTGGTAACGGGCCTAACTTCATGGTGAAGGCCATTGCCGAAAGCGCGGGTATCAAGATGCCGACATTCTTCGCCTATATCATACGTTACTCTATCCCGTTCCTGCTGCCAGCGCTGATTCTGGTGTGGTACCTGGTGGTACACCTGCGGTTGGTGTAA